In bacterium, the genomic window CCAAGGAATTCCGCGCGAAATACCGCAATCTCCTGTCGCAGGTCAAAAAACAGGTGCGTTTCATCAGAGGCACCTTGCGAGGCAAAGAGCCCGTATAAGCTCTTGGGGGAAAGGCCATATATGGAAACCACGCTATCGCTTGAGGAGTCTCGGGCATTCCAGGCACTCTGCTGGTCCAACAATCTGAATCAGGTCGATAAATGGATCCGGCAGGGGAAGTCGACTCGGGTTCACCCAAAGTGCGGCTTCGATCCATTGACCACATGTGTGCGGAAGGGCTTTCCGCATTCATGGCAGTCTCCTTCCTTTTAGCCACTGCTTGTCTATCAGTTTCTCCAGATCATCTAGAGCTAGGCGCCCAACCATTGTGCTGGAGGAAACAAATTTCCAAAGTAGGTTCTTGTCGCAAGCACCATACGTGGCGAAGAGTTTGATCACGTCCAATGTATATCTTTTTTCGACTTCATAAAGTGAACGCCTTGCCCCATTGATGGCGCTGTTGTCATCGGGTACCCAGAGGGCACCATGTTCAACCAATAAGCGGATTACCTCAATGGACGGACTGGCTGTGCAAGGGTAGGGGTAGGGACTGTTTTTTGAAAATCTAGCGCCCCGGCCAATGGCATTTAGAGCAGAATCAAGGCCTGAAGCTCCTCCATTTGGTTTGTCATTGGGTTTGACTCCCTTATCCAGGAGGAACTCGACAATAGAGGTATGGCCGAATGAACATGCTGAACGCAGCGCATCCTGCCACCCCGGCTTGGTATGGTTGACGCAAATTCTTTTGATGACCTCAAGATGACCCTCCATGGCTGCGTATCTTGCCCCGGTACAGCCCAGTGCGGGGTCATCCAGATCCTCCTCCGGATCGTCAAGGCCGGGAACACGCGCCAGCGGATCTGCATGCGCCCACATCAGGAGCGACACCCATTTGATGCTGCCGTCTTTGCAGTGGTAACTTAGCGCCATATCGAGTTGACGCTGAAGTGCGTCTTTCAAATGTGGGTACGCTTTGTATGCGTCAAGGTAGACCCCTAATGCTGGCCTCGTACACTCCTGAAACGCGATGGCAAATGGGTTGCCAGTGACAAGATCGGCCCCCTTGGACATGAAGTAACGCCCCATCTCCGCATCATAGGAGCAAAGAACGTCTTCGAAAGGCGCCGACAACGGGTCAGCGCCATAACCCACCAACATTTCGACCATATCGAAGCGCCTATTGCGTACAGCGGCGCGTAGCGCGTGATTCTTGACTTTTATGTCATCAGTCTTCCGGATTAATAGTTCAACAAGGCTGTGGAACCCCAGTTTCATCGCAATGTCGATGGGGGCACGTTTCACATCAGGATGGGCTGTAATCGTTCCGTATTGCGCCAACATTTTTTCGATATCATAAAGTCTGCCGGCATGGCAAAGCCCTCGTAGTTCCTTCGTTTGCTCTATGGTTAATGTTTGCATGTGCCTCCAGAAGATCGTTCCCGCAATTTCCACAACGCTCAGAACGTAAGATCAG contains:
- a CDS encoding ankyrin repeat domain-containing protein; its protein translation is MQTLTIEQTKELRGLCHAGRLYDIEKMLAQYGTITAHPDVKRAPIDIAMKLGFHSLVELLIRKTDDIKVKNHALRAAVRNRRFDMVEMLVGYGADPLSAPFEDVLCSYDAEMGRYFMSKGADLVTGNPFAIAFQECTRPALGVYLDAYKAYPHLKDALQRQLDMALSYHCKDGSIKWVSLLMWAHADPLARVPGLDDPEEDLDDPALGCTGARYAAMEGHLEVIKRICVNHTKPGWQDALRSACSFGHTSIVEFLLDKGVKPNDKPNGGASGLDSALNAIGRGARFSKNSPYPYPCTASPSIEVIRLLVEHGALWVPDDNSAINGARRSLYEVEKRYTLDVIKLFATYGACDKNLLWKFVSSSTMVGRLALDDLEKLIDKQWLKGRRLP